AGAGGGCATTGGCATCATGCCAAGGCCCTGCGAAGCCCCGATCGACGTAAAACTCCGGACTTTTGAACCCCTGCCTGGACCTTCAACAATGCTATCGCCTTAAAAAAAACGACTGGAGCCGCATCAAGAGCATCAGGTCCCCTTCCACCTGGTATTTGCCGCTCATGAAGGCCTCCTGGCCGTCCATCTGACCCGTTGATATGGCCAGCCATACATCGGACGGACTCTTGACTACCACTCCGGGGCTCTGGGCGGGACCATCTGCATAGGTGCATGTCCCATCTTCAATCCTTAAGTGGGCCACAAAGGTTTCAGGGCCGCTCATTTCGAACTGGTAAACAGCCGACACCCCTTCAGCCGCGTCCGGACGAAAGCCTTTAGGCATCATCTCAAGAAGTTCCCTGCATGTCCGGGGCATCCATCGAGAGGATGAATCAGGTGCCTTTTCCGCCGTTTTTGGTCTCTCTTTTGTATGGGTCTTCCGCTGGTAATAGGAAGGATACCAGCGGGACACAAAAATTCCCGCCCCTACCAACAGGGCCGCGGGGACGGCCCCCTCAAAGATTACGTGGGCCAGCCATCCATCCATTCCCGGGAGATGGGGAATAAGGGCTGACAAAAAGGCGAGGAGAAAAAGCCCGGCCCACAAGGCGCTCACGTGCCGGTTGATGACCTTAAACAGATCTGTTTGCCACACGGCATCGGGCACGGTCTTTCTGGCAAAATAGAGGGTGAAGCCCTCGCGCTTTAGAAGAAGGGGGACAATCGCCATCAGAAAAAATACGGCGTACAATAGAGGGATGGAAAATCTGGTGGCCAACCGGCCCGCTCCTCCGGGCCATATCCATATACACAGGCCTGACAGGAGAACAAAGCCGAGCATGGCCTTATGAATGGGCGACGCCTCTCTTGCCCGGGCCAGGATCGCCAGTGCGGCCGCCATGCCCAGGCCCGCCACAAGACTCACCACCCGCAGGGGTGCTGTTCCCGGATCATATAACTGGACAAACACCATGAAGGCGATAAGGCCCCCAACCACGATGGATTTCAAGACTGCGTTCATAATTCGCATCCTTTATCTTTCTCGTTTCACGCATCAAGCGTGATGGTCTCGTAAAAAGTCATGAAATGTCATTTTTTCGTCATTCCGGCGAAAGCCGGAATCCAGTCCCGCAACAGCGGGATTCAATCAGTTACAAAACCTCTGGACCCCGTTTTTCAACGGGGTGACGACTTTTTTTTACGAATGCATCAAGCGTGATCATTCCAGGAAAACAAGATGGGTTGAGCTGTCTTTATGCCCAGGACGAGCAATGCGCCCCAATTCCTCAATTCCCCAATCCCTTCGACGTGTCATCCATAAAATGATCGGACAGATCGTGGGCCGCATCCCTGATAAAACCGGTCCGGCATGGACCTGTGATGAAGATGGCCAACACGAATGTGGGTCCATCGGGGAGTACCACGATCCCGGCGTCATGAAAGGTGTCGGACGTGGTGCCGGTCTTGGAATAGACCTTGGCGCCCGCAGGGGCGCCACCGGCGATCCGCATCCTCTGATAGCGCTGCTTCTGCACATCCCTTTCCATGAGTCTGCGCATGGCATCGCAGCTTTTCTTGTCGACCAGGGCGTCCTGGGCCACGAGCTGCAGGAACCTGGCCGCGGCCACGGCAGTCATGGAATTGCGGTTGACCCATGGGCCCGAAGGCGCTCCATTCCGCAAGAACTGCCTTTCCCCTGGCGGGATCGGGCTCCCCCATGTCTTCTGGCAGGCATTGATGTCCTCAATCCCCAGGGACCGAAGCCACCGGTTACAGGCGTTTCGCCTGTGGGCAAATTCCCGGTACGCCTCGGGAGATCTCAGGTCGTCTCCCGATGTGCCGCTCCAGAGGTCCACAATCCAGGCAGTGGCCGTATTGCTGGAAGGGTGAATCATCTGATAAAGCTTCTGGTAGACCTCCGGGGTGATCGTGAGCTTCCCGGTGCCGGCCAGACGGTAGACATAGCCCATGTACACCATCTTGATGACGCTCGAGGGATATACCGGTTGATGACCATTGATATGGGCGAGTTCCGGCCGGTTCGGATCGGCCAGATCGATGAGGGCCACGTGGACGTCTTCCGGCTTGAGGCAGGGGTGTTTCCGGAGGTTTCGAACGACCACGCGGTGCAGGACCTGCTGCAACGCTTCTGAGGGGACCGGCCGAGGGGGCAAAACAGGGGCACCGGCCATGATGCCGGGGGGTGCCGCCCATGCCGCCCCGAAAAGGAGGCAACACATCATGAAAAACCCCCTATGCCAAATGCTCCTGGGGCAACGGGAGACAGGCTTATTGTGCATGCGGGTTCCTTTCCCTCCTTTCCAGTTTCAGACCCTTCAACATCATGCACGGCTTTTTACCACTATTCCAGGCGGCATATCAAGGATTGTATCCCCGGACGCCCCTGAAAATGACCCTATGGGCGCAACCCGCGGATAAATCCGCCCACGGACGCGACCCCCTTCTCCTCCACCTCGCGGATGGTCCGGCTTCCTATGACCGCGATATCCGCCTTCCCCTTCAGAAAATCCACATCCCGTCGATCCTTGATCCCGAATCCCACGGCAAGAGGGAGCCCGCAGGCCTTGCGGCATCGGCCGAGATAGAGGGACACGTCACGGGAAAAGGCCGTGTCCGCTCCGGTGACCCCCTTCCGCGCCACGCAATAGATAAAGCCTCGGGCAAGGCCGCTGATCAGGTTCATCCGAGTCTCCGATGTGGTGGGCGAGAACATCAGAATGGAAGACAGGTTGTGCCGCTGCATCGCCTTCAGGTAATCACGGCCCTCCTCAACCGGCAGGTCCGGGATGATGGCCCCCTGCAGGCCCCTTTCGGCCATGGAAGCCACAAACGCATCAACACCGT
The DNA window shown above is from Deltaproteobacteria bacterium and carries:
- a CDS encoding SCP2 sterol-binding domain-containing protein; this translates as MNAVLKSIVVGGLIAFMVFVQLYDPGTAPLRVVSLVAGLGMAAALAILARAREASPIHKAMLGFVLLSGLCIWIWPGGAGRLATRFSIPLLYAVFFLMAIVPLLLKREGFTLYFARKTVPDAVWQTDLFKVINRHVSALWAGLFLLAFLSALIPHLPGMDGWLAHVIFEGAVPAALLVGAGIFVSRWYPSYYQRKTHTKERPKTAEKAPDSSSRWMPRTCRELLEMMPKGFRPDAAEGVSAVYQFEMSGPETFVAHLRIEDGTCTYADGPAQSPGVVVKSPSDVWLAISTGQMDGQEAFMSGKYQVEGDLMLLMRLQSFFLRR
- a CDS encoding class A beta-lactamase-related serine hydrolase, with translation MMCCLLFGAAWAAPPGIMAGAPVLPPRPVPSEALQQVLHRVVVRNLRKHPCLKPEDVHVALIDLADPNRPELAHINGHQPVYPSSVIKMVYMGYVYRLAGTGKLTITPEVYQKLYQMIHPSSNTATAWIVDLWSGTSGDDLRSPEAYREFAHRRNACNRWLRSLGIEDINACQKTWGSPIPPGERQFLRNGAPSGPWVNRNSMTAVAAARFLQLVAQDALVDKKSCDAMRRLMERDVQKQRYQRMRIAGGAPAGAKVYSKTGTTSDTFHDAGIVVLPDGPTFVLAIFITGPCRTGFIRDAAHDLSDHFMDDTSKGLGN
- the trpA gene encoding tryptophan synthase subunit alpha; amino-acid sequence: MALESYIRKKLEKKDILLMTHTVLGYPSIEDSFRIIETMVAAGVDLMELQIPFSEPMADGPVIVRANQAALKQGVGVEGCLDIAEQAVRSFDIPFLLMTYYNIPFCYGVDAFVASMAERGLQGAIIPDLPVEEGRDYLKAMQRHNLSSILMFSPTTSETRMNLISGLARGFIYCVARKGVTGADTAFSRDVSLYLGRCRKACGLPLAVGFGIKDRRDVDFLKGKADIAVIGSRTIREVEEKGVASVGGFIRGLRP